A single genomic interval of Flavihumibacter rivuli harbors:
- a CDS encoding GNAT family N-acetyltransferase, which yields MAHPTQLILETNRLYIRPLSYDHLVQYTDLDNSLENSLGLEPYPRSLPGELKEALEQAILPMVKQAGDDLLYCTLWTIIEKEHNRMVGDLCFKGAPNAAGEIEIGYGTYADFQGRGFMTEAIGRILQWAFNQPGVQAVIAETDKGNIASHQTLKKNGFEVYKEEGEMIWWRLRK from the coding sequence ACACCCAACCCAATTGATCCTCGAGACAAATCGATTATATATCCGTCCGTTATCTTACGACCACCTTGTACAATATACCGACCTGGATAATTCCCTCGAAAATAGCCTTGGGCTTGAGCCCTATCCAAGGTCCTTACCGGGGGAGCTCAAGGAAGCGCTGGAGCAGGCGATCCTGCCGATGGTAAAGCAGGCGGGGGATGACCTGCTGTATTGCACTTTATGGACCATCATTGAGAAGGAACATAACCGTATGGTGGGGGATCTCTGCTTCAAAGGTGCACCGAATGCAGCGGGGGAGATTGAGATCGGTTACGGGACCTATGCCGATTTCCAGGGCAGGGGTTTTATGACGGAGGCTATCGGGCGAATCCTGCAGTGGGCTTTCAATCAGCCAGGTGTGCAGGCGGTTATTGCGGAGACGGATAAGGGGAATATTGCATCCCACCAGACGCTAAAGAAGAATGGCTTTGAAGTATATAAGGAGGAAGGGGAAATGATTTGGTGGCGATTGAGGAAATAA